The Streptomyces rimosus genomic interval CGACACGTCCAGGCCGACGATGTCGGTGAACCGCGGCTCCTTGAGCAGGTCACCCAGCAACTGGCCCTGCCCGCAGCCCAGGTCGAGCACCCGCGCCGCCTTCACCTCGCGCAGCACACCGAGGATCGCGGCCCGCCGCTGCACGGCCAGGGGGACGGGCCGCTCCCCGGTTCCGCCCGCCTGCTCCGTGGCCTCGGCCGGCTCCGCCGCTTCCGTACCGGCCGGCTCCCCGGCCTCGGTTTCCAACGACTCCTCGACCGCGTTGTCGATCTCCTCGGCGGCCGTGTCGTCCGCCTCGGCGAGCCGGGCCAGCTCCAGCCGCTCCAGCGCGTCGCGCGTCAGCGACCAGCGGCGGGCGAGGTAGCGGCCGGTGATCAGCTTCTGTTCCGGATGGTCCGCCAGCCAGCCCTCGCCGGCCCGCAGCAGCTTGTCGACCTCGTCGGGCGCGACCCAGTAGTGCTTGGCGTCGTCCAGCACCGGCAGCAGCACATACAGGTGCCGCAGCGCCTCCGCGACCGTGTGCTCGCCCTCCAGGCCGAGCCGTACGTACCGCGAGTCGCCCCACTCCGGGAACGTCGCGTCCAGCGGCACCGGCTCGGCCCGTACCGTCCACCCCAGCGGCTCGAACAGCCGGCGCACCAGCTCGGCGCCGCCGCGCGCGGGCACCGCGGGCAGATCGAGGCGCAGCGGCCGCGGCTGCGCGGGCAGTTCGGGGCGCGCCTTGCACTGCCCCTTGAGCGCGCTCGCGAAGACCGTGCTCAGGGCCACGGCCAGCAGCGAAGAGGCCGCGTACGGGCGGTCGTTGACGTACTGCGCGAGCGCCGAGTCGGGCGCGCCGCCCCGGCCCTTCCCCCGGCCGCGCCGCACCAGCGCGACCGGATCCACCTCCAGGAGCAGCGCGGCCGTGCACCGGCCGTCGTCCGCTTCCGGGTAGAACACATGGGCCGTGCCGTACGCCGTCGAGAACGCCTGCGCCTTGCCGGGGTGCTTGTGCAGCAGAAACCCGAGGTCGGTCGCGGGGCGCCCGTCGCTGCCGGTGGTCGTTATCGTCAGGAACACGCGTACGAGTATCGCCCGGTGCGGACGTTTCCGACAAAGTCATTTCGCAGGTGGGGACGGGTGGGGGCGGTTGAGGACAGGGGGAGAGTGGGTGGGGGTGAGGGTGGAGGGCGAGGGTGCGGTCCGGCGTTCGCCGGGCGGCAGCTGCGGCAGCACCGGTGAGCGAGGGTGGCGGACCGGGGCCGCCCGGGGCGACGGCCGCCGGTGGCCCCGGTGCCGTGCCTGTTCCCGCCGCCCGGCACGTGCAGGGCAAGATGGGCGGCATGGAACTCCGGATCTTCACCGAGCCCCAGCAGGGGGCCACCTACGACACCCTTCTCCGCGTCGCCCGGGCCGCCGAGGACCTCAACTACGGCGCCTTCTTCCGTTCCGACCACTACCTGCACATGGGCAGCACCGACGGGCTGCCCGGCCCGACGGACGCCTGGATCACCCTGGCCGGCCTGGCCCGGGAGACCACCCGCATCCGGCTGGGCACCCTGATGACGGCCGGCACCTTCCGCCTCCCCGGCGTACTCGCCATCCAGGTCGCCCAGGTCGACCAGATGTCGGGCGGCCGGATCGACTTCGGCCTGGGCTCCGGCTGGTACGAGGACGAGCACAAGGCGTACGGCATCCCCTTCCCCAAGGAAAAGTTCGGCCGCCTGGAGGAGCAGCTCGCGATCATCACCGGGCTGTGGAAGACGCCCACCGGCGAACGCTTCAGCTTCGACGGGAAGTTCTACCAGCTGACCGACTCGCCCGCGCTGCCGAAGCCGGCCCAGCCCAAGGTGCCGGTGCTCATCGGCGGGCACGGCGTCAAGCGCACCCCCGCGCTCGCCGCCGAGTACGCGGACGAATTCAACATCCCCTTCGCCTCGTTGGACGACACCGAGCAGCAGTTCAAGCGGGTACGGGCGGCCGCCGAGCAGCGCGGCCGCGACGCCGACGACCTCGTCTACTCCAACGCCCTGGTCGCCTGCGTCGGCAGGAACGACGCGGAGGTCAAGCGCCGCGCGGACGCCATCGGCCGCGAGGTCGAGGAACTGAAGGCCAACGGCCTGGCCGGCTCCCCCGCCGAGGTCGTCGAACGCCTCGGCCGCTTCCGGGCCGTGGGCTCGCAGCGGGTGTATCTCCAGATGCTGGATCTGACCGATCTCGATCAGCTGGAGCTGATTGCTTCCGAGGTTATGCCGCAGGTGGCATGACATTTTTTGGGGTCTGGTTCCGGGGCTGGTTCCGGGTCTGGGGCCCGGGGGCTCCCTGGGCTTCCGGGCTTCCGGGCTTTCGGGGACCTCACCCGGCGGGTACGTCCCCGCCCGGTCCCCAGGGGCCCGGGAGCCACTCCACGAGCAGCAGGGTTGCATCGTCGCGCAGCTCGTTGCCCTCGTCGCCGACGATGTAGTGGATCAGGCGGCGCAGCGTCTCGAAGGCCAGCTCGCCGCCCGCCGTCGCCCGGATGATCATGTCCGTGAAGCGTTCCAGGCCGAAGAGCCTGCCCTGCGAGTCGCGCGCCTCGGTTACGCCGTCGGTGTACAGCAGCACCCGGTCGCCGGGCTCCAGATCCGCCACATGGACGGTCCGGGGGTCCGGGGACAGCGCCCCGGGCAGGCCCAGCGGCAGCTGGCCGGGGCGCTCCAGCGCGTGGTCGAGGACGGTGTGCCGGCGGATGAGCAGCGGCGGCGGGTGGCCGCAGTTGATCCAGCGCAGCCGCCCGTCGTCCAGGTCCAGCTGGAGGAAGATACCGGTGGCGAACCGGTCGGGCAGCCACTCGAACAGCGCCTGGTCGACGGTGTCCACCGTCTCGCGCAGGTCCTCCCCGGCGCGCCGGCCGCTGCGGCAGCCCGCCAGGGCGACCGAGGTGGCCAGACCGGCGGCCAGGTCGTGGCCCATCGAGTCGATGATGGCGGCGTGCAGCGTGTTCTGCGTCATGGAGTGGTCGAACGCGTCGCCGCCCAGCTCGTACGCGGGCTCCAGCACCGCGGTGGACACCGCCTGCTCGTTGCCGATCGTGCGGGGCGGCAGGAAGGCCCGTACCATCTCGGCGGGCAGCCGCATCGGCTGCGTACGGGCCTGGCGTACGAACGTGTCGCTGTAGGCCCGCTTCGAGGTGATGATGGGGGCCAGCAGCGCCGCCAGCGAACGGCAGCGGCGCAGGCGCTCACTGTCCAGCAGTTCGGTGTGCGCCTCCATGACGCCCAGCCGCTCCACCCCGTCCACCAGCGGCAGCCACACCCGGATGCCGCCCTCGGGGCCTTCCACGTCCTCCACGCGCATGGCCAGGGTGCGGTACGTCCATCCGGCGTGCGAGCCGTCCACGGCGAGTGACGGCTGCCCGCTGCCCAGCGGGCACAGCTGCCGCTGCTGGATGTCGACCAGATAGAGGCTCACGTGCCGCAGGCCGAGGGCCGCGGCATGCTGGTTCACCAGGTCGGGCATGTCCGTCGGCGCCGCGCGCTGGGCGTGCTCCAGCAGCGCTTCGAGCCTTCCGTAGCCCTCGGCGCCCGGGTAGGCGTCCGCAAAGGCTTCCCCGGCCATGGCGCTCACCTCCTCCGGCAGTCTCGCACCGCGCCTGCGGGGTCGCCGGTCGGAGGATCACGGCGGGTGTCCGTTACGGCTGCCGGGACGGCGAGTGTCCGTTACGGCTGCCGGGTTCGCCACCGGTGGCCGGGCAGGAAGCGCACGTCGTACCGCCGGGGTACGGTCCCGAACTTCTCCTCTTCCGGTACGAGGGGCTCACGCGGCAGCCCGAGCTGCTCCGTCGGCGCGCCGAGGCTCTCGAAGAACCGCTCGAAGGTGCCGCCGGGTCCCGCCGCGACGCCGACGATCTGACTGTGGTGGCGCTCCATGCGGTAGGCGTGCGGGCAGTTCGCGGGCACGAAGCCGAAGTCGCCGGGCGTCAGCAGCTTCTCCTGCTGCTGCCCCTCGGTGTCCTCGGCGAACAGCCGGACCGCGCCCTGGGTGACGTAGAAGACCTCATACGTGTCGGAGTGCAGGTGGGCCGGGATCAAGTCGCCTTTCGGCCCCTCGCAGGTGAAGAAGTTGAACATGTTCCCGGTCTGCTCCCCGCCCGCGTAGACGGTGACCAGGTCGCCGAACAGGTGGGCGCGGTCCCCCTCGCCCTTCTCGATGAAGTACGGCTTGCCCGGCTCGGCGGGTATGCGCGAGGCCCGGCGGTACCGCGTGGCGTACTCGATGGTCACAAAACCTCCCAGGGGGAATCCGGCCACCGATCGTCAGGCAGCCTGACGATCGACGTGTCAGGTACCCTGACACGCGCCACTCCCTCCGGGCAAGCCCTCCGGTCCGCTGTCGCGAGGTCCGCCCTCCCCATCCATCCACCACTCTGCCGCGAGGACCCAGCCATGGACCCAGTTACGGACCCGGCTACAGACCTGGTTGTGCCGCCCCCGCCCCGCCGCAACCTCCCCCAGTTGCTCGGTGACGCGCGACGCTGGTTCGAGGAGGCGCTTCTGGCGGCCATGAACGCGGCCGGCGGCCCGCCGGTGACCTCCACCCAGGTCCAGCTCTTCGCCGTACTGGACGCAGAAGGCACCACCGTCGCCACGCTGGCCCGGCGGATGGGCGTGGCCCGGCAGACCGCGCATCAGGCCGTGCACGGCCTCGTCGCCGCGGGCCTGCTGGAACAGATTCCCGACCCCGCTTCGGCCCGGCAACGGCTGATCCGCCGTACCGCGAAAGGCGAAAGCGCCCACCGGCGAGCCGAATGCTTTCTTCAAGGTCTGGAACGCCAACTCGCCGAACGCATCGGCCACGAAGCGGTCAACACTCTCCGCAAAACCCTCGAAACCCCCTGGGGCCCGCCTCCGGTCCCATAAACGCACTTCGGGCCCACATCGCCCCAACACCGCGTCTCACTCTTTCGGCTCAACCGGCCCGTATCGCACACCCTCGACACCCTCCGCACGTTGATCGGTAAGTCGGAGTTACGACTTACCGAAAGAGGTATGACGTGCAATATCCCGCCACCCGCACAGCCGCCATCTCCACCACGGCGCTGACCCTGGCCAGCGCCCTCACCGTCACCGCCGCCTCCGCCCTGGAACACCAGGACCGCCACGCCGCCCCCAAGCGCCTCAACGCCTCCGCCCACTCCGGCTTCTTCGACGTCCTGACCCGGCAGACCACCGGCCTGAAGGCGAAGTTCACCGAACGCGACGGCACCCCGGTGGCGGGCCTGCCCGTCAAGTTCACCGTCTCCGGAGAAAAAACCCTCCTGTGCGAGGCCGCCACCGACACCAGCGGCTACGCCGAGTGCAAAACCCCCGCCCTCCCGCCCCTCCCGGCTTCCGCCGTAAAACTCCTCACCACCGGCTACGACGCCACCACTCATGACACGCCCCACTACGCCCCCACCACCACCCACAACACCATCGGCCTCATTGCCCCCTGAGGCCCGCCGCCTCAACTCCCAAACCGCACCCTCTCACCCGCCCCTCCTGCCCCCGCGCGCCCCAATTCCCCACCCAGCCCCCAGCCTCCCGGGCCACCGTCGCGGAATTTCGCTCTCTTCTCCTCTCCCCCGAACGAACGCAGCCCCCGAGAGCGAATCTCGGGGGCTTCTCCTATCGGGGCGCACCGCCCAGCTACGTCGAGGGATATAGCCGTTCGTTTTGCAGGGCGCAGAGCTGTCGGCCGTACTCCTGGGTGCTCAGATCCTGGATGCTCAGGTCCTGGATGCTCAGGTCCTGGATGCTCAGGTCCTGGATGCTCAGATGCGGGTACGGAATTCCCCGCCGATATGGCTCAGCCCGGCGTCTCCATCAGGGCGGTGACATAGGCGTCCAGCCGCTCCTCCACGACCCGCGTCGTCAGCTCTGTTCTGCCTGCCTTCCGCCATACCTGCGCCACCTCCCCCACCTCTTCCGAGGCGGCCAGCCCATCCCGCACCAGCCAGTACTTCCGCTCGCTCGCGTCCGCGGCCAGCGCTCCACCGGCCTCCTCGTACGCGTCGGCGAACCGCAGCCCCCACGCCGGTCCGTGCAGCAGCGCGAGAGTGGTCGCGCAGTGCGCCACATCGAGATCCGCCGGGCCCCAAGAAGTCGCCGCCCAGTCAACAACGCCGGAGATCCGGGCATCCGCCGCCCCCGTGGGCGGCACGTCGAACAGCACATTTCCGGGCTGGAAGTCCCGGTGCAGAAATCGCCCTTCATAGGGTGGCGCGGGCCTGCGGATCACGTCGATCGCCGCGGCCCATACCCCCTCGTCGGCCCCCTCCGGAACCACGACACTCTCGGGGGTCGTCAACGCCACATACTCCCGGGGCCGCTCGATGGGCCGCACCGCATGGATGGCGACGAGCTGACGGGCCAGCAGGGAAAGGCGCGTCTCCAAGCCCTCGTCGTCGAGGACCGTCCGGCCCTCCAGATGCGTCATCAGAAGCGACGGATACTCGCAATGCGCGGCGGCCGGATCAACCGCGACGAGCCCAGGAGCCGGCACACCGGTCCCCGCAAGCAGGTTCAGGGCGCCGGTCTCCCTACTCAACCAGTCCTCGGCGTACCCCACGTAGAACGGGTCGACAAAGGTCCGAAGCACCAGTTCACGGGTGCCCCCGTCTCGCGTGCCAATGGTCAGCCTCCGCATTTCGGCGGTAATTCCGCCATACAGAGCCTCGGCCCTGACGACCCGTTCACCAACCTCCAGGTGCCGACTCACCCAAGCCAACGCCAACGGCCGAACGTCCCCCACCTCGTCGTGGTCAGTCATCGTGCCACCTCATCATCCGGACATCAGCACGCGCAAAGAGCTTCCGTTGGGAGGGTGACGGCACCAC includes:
- a CDS encoding 3' terminal RNA ribose 2'-O-methyltransferase Hen1; protein product: MFLTITTTGSDGRPATDLGFLLHKHPGKAQAFSTAYGTAHVFYPEADDGRCTAALLLEVDPVALVRRGRGKGRGGAPDSALAQYVNDRPYAASSLLAVALSTVFASALKGQCKARPELPAQPRPLRLDLPAVPARGGAELVRRLFEPLGWTVRAEPVPLDATFPEWGDSRYVRLGLEGEHTVAEALRHLYVLLPVLDDAKHYWVAPDEVDKLLRAGEGWLADHPEQKLITGRYLARRWSLTRDALERLELARLAEADDTAAEEIDNAVEESLETEAGEPAGTEAAEPAEATEQAGGTGERPVPLAVQRRAAILGVLREVKAARVLDLGCGQGQLLGDLLKEPRFTDIVGLDVSMRALQETRRRLRLDRMPERQSERLRLVQGSLAYTDARLKGYDAAVLSEVVEHVDPPRLSALEYAVFGAARPRSVVVTTPNVEYNVRWESLPAGHVRHRDHRFEWTREEFRAWSGEVAERHGYEVEFRPVGPDDPEVGPPTQLAHFRLAADRVSVPAPARPASVPTTALTPAKEAQA
- a CDS encoding LLM class F420-dependent oxidoreductase, whose protein sequence is MELRIFTEPQQGATYDTLLRVARAAEDLNYGAFFRSDHYLHMGSTDGLPGPTDAWITLAGLARETTRIRLGTLMTAGTFRLPGVLAIQVAQVDQMSGGRIDFGLGSGWYEDEHKAYGIPFPKEKFGRLEEQLAIITGLWKTPTGERFSFDGKFYQLTDSPALPKPAQPKVPVLIGGHGVKRTPALAAEYADEFNIPFASLDDTEQQFKRVRAAAEQRGRDADDLVYSNALVACVGRNDAEVKRRADAIGREVEELKANGLAGSPAEVVERLGRFRAVGSQRVYLQMLDLTDLDQLELIASEVMPQVA
- a CDS encoding PP2C family protein-serine/threonine phosphatase; the protein is MAGEAFADAYPGAEGYGRLEALLEHAQRAAPTDMPDLVNQHAAALGLRHVSLYLVDIQQRQLCPLGSGQPSLAVDGSHAGWTYRTLAMRVEDVEGPEGGIRVWLPLVDGVERLGVMEAHTELLDSERLRRCRSLAALLAPIITSKRAYSDTFVRQARTQPMRLPAEMVRAFLPPRTIGNEQAVSTAVLEPAYELGGDAFDHSMTQNTLHAAIIDSMGHDLAAGLATSVALAGCRSGRRAGEDLRETVDTVDQALFEWLPDRFATGIFLQLDLDDGRLRWINCGHPPPLLIRRHTVLDHALERPGQLPLGLPGALSPDPRTVHVADLEPGDRVLLYTDGVTEARDSQGRLFGLERFTDMIIRATAGGELAFETLRRLIHYIVGDEGNELRDDATLLLVEWLPGPWGPGGDVPAG
- a CDS encoding quercetin 2,3-dioxygenase; its protein translation is MTIEYATRYRRASRIPAEPGKPYFIEKGEGDRAHLFGDLVTVYAGGEQTGNMFNFFTCEGPKGDLIPAHLHSDTYEVFYVTQGAVRLFAEDTEGQQQEKLLTPGDFGFVPANCPHAYRMERHHSQIVGVAAGPGGTFERFFESLGAPTEQLGLPREPLVPEEEKFGTVPRRYDVRFLPGHRWRTRQP
- a CDS encoding MarR family winged helix-turn-helix transcriptional regulator, translating into MDPVTDPATDLVVPPPPRRNLPQLLGDARRWFEEALLAAMNAAGGPPVTSTQVQLFAVLDAEGTTVATLARRMGVARQTAHQAVHGLVAAGLLEQIPDPASARQRLIRRTAKGESAHRRAECFLQGLERQLAERIGHEAVNTLRKTLETPWGPPPVP
- a CDS encoding phosphotransferase family protein, which produces MTDHDEVGDVRPLALAWVSRHLEVGERVVRAEALYGGITAEMRRLTIGTRDGGTRELVLRTFVDPFYVGYAEDWLSRETGALNLLAGTGVPAPGLVAVDPAAAHCEYPSLLMTHLEGRTVLDDEGLETRLSLLARQLVAIHAVRPIERPREYVALTTPESVVVPEGADEGVWAAAIDVIRRPAPPYEGRFLHRDFQPGNVLFDVPPTGAADARISGVVDWAATSWGPADLDVAHCATTLALLHGPAWGLRFADAYEEAGGALAADASERKYWLVRDGLAASEEVGEVAQVWRKAGRTELTTRVVEERLDAYVTALMETPG